A single Leptolyngbya ohadii IS1 DNA region contains:
- a CDS encoding ABC transporter ATP-binding protein, producing MSSAEPIANRPASGARPTDLGLFKILFPYVRRDWRLLSLSLLLMLPLALANAAQPIIIGQAVALANQEPVMGFLQGQSLADGSQILIGLLVLTLVVQLSLGGVQGYLIQKVGQRITANLRNDLFFHVTSLATRFFDRTPVGRLITRLTSDVDALGDVFSTGAIGIISDFISILVLIGVAFRLQWQLASLLVVFLIPVTALVIYFQQQYRQANYRARDELSALNATLQENIVGINVVQLFRRERFNAEQFRTINKRYVAEVDRTIFYDSAVSATLEWVALAAIAGVLWLGSLLVLQQSLELGILTSFILFAQRLFDPLRQFAERFTSIQAGLTALERVSDIFEEPIEIRDPEVKPFAGAAHSGGSIGGSINGSGTTRVAAIGGNGLASNKPKPSEIQFDHVWFGYKPNEYVLRDLNFTIHPGEKVALVGPTGAGKSSIIRLLCRLYEVSEGRILLDGEDIRNLPQAELRRRMAVILQDGFLFAGDVKSNITLGESYSIDQVQQAAAQTNVADFIERLPQGYNTELRQRGTNLSAGEKQLLAFARAAIRNPSILILDEATANLDVVTEARIQQALETLLVDRTAIIIAHRLSTIRSVDRILVLKQGQLAEAGSHEELLEHNGLYASLYKLQMLGND from the coding sequence ATGAGTTCTGCTGAGCCGATCGCTAATCGCCCTGCCTCCGGTGCTAGACCCACTGACCTGGGACTGTTTAAGATTTTGTTTCCCTATGTGCGGCGAGACTGGCGGCTGTTGAGCCTTTCGCTGCTGCTGATGCTGCCTCTAGCACTGGCAAACGCGGCACAGCCCATCATCATTGGTCAGGCGGTGGCGCTGGCAAATCAGGAACCCGTAATGGGATTCTTACAGGGACAATCGCTGGCGGACGGGTCGCAGATTCTGATTGGGTTGCTGGTACTGACGCTGGTGGTGCAGCTGTCTCTGGGCGGCGTTCAGGGTTATTTGATTCAAAAAGTAGGGCAGCGGATTACGGCGAATCTTCGCAATGACCTGTTTTTTCATGTGACGTCTCTGGCGACTCGCTTCTTCGATCGCACTCCCGTTGGCAGGCTCATTACCCGCTTGACGAGCGACGTAGATGCGCTGGGAGATGTGTTTTCCACGGGGGCGATCGGCATCATCAGCGACTTTATTTCGATTTTGGTGCTGATTGGGGTGGCATTTCGGCTTCAGTGGCAGTTGGCGTCTCTGCTAGTGGTGTTTTTGATTCCGGTGACGGCACTGGTAATTTACTTTCAGCAGCAGTATCGGCAGGCGAACTATCGCGCCAGGGATGAGCTGTCTGCTCTGAATGCGACCCTGCAAGAAAACATTGTGGGAATTAACGTGGTGCAGCTCTTCCGGCGGGAACGGTTTAACGCGGAGCAGTTTCGCACGATTAATAAACGCTACGTTGCCGAAGTCGATCGCACGATTTTTTATGATTCTGCGGTGTCTGCCACCCTGGAATGGGTCGCCCTGGCGGCGATCGCGGGAGTATTGTGGCTGGGCAGCTTGCTGGTTTTACAGCAGTCCCTAGAGCTGGGAATTCTGACTTCGTTTATTTTGTTTGCTCAACGGTTGTTTGACCCGCTGCGCCAGTTTGCTGAGCGATTCACCTCCATTCAGGCAGGGCTGACGGCACTGGAACGGGTGAGCGATATTTTTGAGGAGCCGATCGAAATCCGTGATCCGGAAGTCAAGCCGTTTGCAGGGGCAGCCCATTCCGGAGGGTCGATTGGAGGGTCGATTAATGGCAGCGGCACAACCCGCGTAGCGGCGATCGGCGGGAACGGCTTAGCCAGCAATAAACCCAAGCCGAGCGAAATTCAGTTTGATCACGTCTGGTTTGGCTACAAGCCGAACGAATATGTGCTGCGCGACCTCAATTTCACGATTCATCCGGGAGAGAAAGTAGCGCTGGTCGGTCCCACCGGGGCGGGAAAAAGTTCGATTATTCGCTTGCTTTGTCGGCTGTATGAGGTCAGCGAAGGACGCATCCTGCTGGATGGGGAAGATATTCGCAATTTACCCCAGGCAGAGCTACGCCGACGCATGGCTGTGATTTTGCAGGACGGCTTTCTGTTTGCGGGCGATGTGAAAAGCAACATCACGCTGGGCGAATCCTACTCGATCGATCAGGTGCAACAGGCAGCAGCGCAAACCAACGTCGCAGATTTTATTGAGCGATTGCCCCAGGGTTACAATACGGAACTGCGGCAGCGGGGCACTAATCTTTCCGCAGGCGAGAAACAGTTGCTTGCCTTTGCACGGGCAGCCATCCGCAATCCCAGTATTCTCATCCTTGATGAGGCAACGGCAAATTTGGACGTGGTGACAGAAGCCCGAATTCAGCAGGCACTCGAAACCCTATTGGTCGATCGCACCGCAATTATTATTGCCCACCGTCTCTCCACGATCCGCAGCGTCGATCGCATTTTGGTTCTAAAACAGGGACAGCTTGCAGAGGCAGGCAGCCATGAGGAACTGCTGGAGCACAATGGCCTGTACGCCAGTTTGTACAAGCTGCAAATGCTCGGCAACGATTAG